In Ostrinia nubilalis chromosome 12, ilOstNubi1.1, whole genome shotgun sequence, one DNA window encodes the following:
- the LOC135076733 gene encoding uncharacterized protein LOC135076733: protein MSKPSPTEDAAAAPGNGEEFLECSDAARSASVDRVAVRLPPFWAEDAEIWFAQVEAQFEMSGIKSDATKYYQVIRELDHKTAREVRDIITRPPATDKYNKLKSELINRLSVSREQRMRQLLTHEELGDRKPSQFLRHLRALAGDSVGDEFLRSLWSSRLPTHIQAIIASQKDTMLDQVAILADQICDVAPSPIYHQQVASTDAFEGMIQRLEQSITTRVQNEISQQIAQLNIQTSNRNGASPSQVAFIEKSNITLSTIFEPHLDHLYFANRADSHQIVSS, encoded by the exons ATGTCCAAACCAAGTCCTACAGaggacgccgccgccgcgcccggtAACGGCGAAGaatttttagaatgttccgATGCGGCACGAAGTGCATCGGTGGATAGAGTTGCTGTTCGCCTACCTCCATTTTGGGCAGAAGATGCCGAGATTTGGTTTGCCCAAGTGGAGGCGCAGTTCGAGATGTCGGGTATAAAGTCTGATGCAACCAAGTACTACCAGGTGATCAGAGAGTTGGATCATAAAACGGCCAGAGAGGTTCGTGACATCATCACTCGGCCGCCTGCGACAGATAAGTACAACAAACTCAAAAGCGAATTAATCAACAGATTGTCAGTCTCGCGGGAACAACGTATGCGTCAGCTGCTTACACATGAAGAATTGGGCGACAGAAAACCTTCCCAGTTCCTACGTCATCTTAGGGCGTTGGCTGGGGACAGTGTTGGTGATGAGTTTCTTCGTAGCTTATGGTCCAGTCGCTTACCTACGCATATACAGGCCATCATAGCCTCTCAGAAGGATACCATGTTGGATCAGGTAGCTATTTTGGCTGATCAAATTTGCGACGTGGCACCGTCGCCTATCTACCACCAGCAAGTGGCCAGCACTGATGCATTTGAAGGAATGATTCAACGATTGGAGCAGTCCATTACGACACGGGTTCAGAATGAAATCTCTCAGCAGATTGCACAGCTAAATATTCAAACATCTAATAGAAATGGAG CATCACCAAGCCAGGTGGCATTCATCGAGAAGTCAAACATAACACTGTCCACTATATTCGAACCACACCTGGACCACCTGTATTTTGCAAACCGCGCCGACTCGCACCAGATCGTCTCATCATAG